TTGTATTAAATATGAAGAGATGAAAAACAACGAATGACAAACACACATCAGCAGAACTTTACCTTGAACTTCACAGTAGTCACTCTGACGTTTACCTAAAGTACACTGTCAAAGTGCTTTGTTATCCACCATTTCTTTTATGTATGATTttatttcccttaaaaaaaaaacagacatttATTACCTCCACTGAATCTGAAACATGGGTATCTACACAAACAACTGCATCCCCTTACATCTTTACATCATTGGATAAATGAAGACTTGCATCCCTGAACTATTTTGAATTGAAAAAGGGCATAGGTATAGATCTTAAAATTCATTTTAAATCACTATATCACAATTACTTTCTATCATGAATAAAGCATGTATTGCTCTGAATGCCTTTGCCACAATCACAACAGTTTCAGATACTTTCTGCAGTGCCTGTTTTGTTTCTTCAAAAACGCTAGGCACATTATTTGTTGTCTGATTTGTCTCTTCAGTTACAGCAAGTATCTTATGCATtgcctcttctgtttccctggtCATAGCAGCCCATTCACGAACTGCTTCACGTTCTTTTTGtaacatttctttcttctcttttaatGCTTCACGTTTCTCTCGTAACATCTCACGTTTCCATCGTAGGTAACGCATCCTCTCTAGatgttccttctcttccttctcttgtatGTTTCTGAAGTATCTATCTCTTGTACTcaacttctttctctttttactcttcctaGATGTTTCAAGATCAGAACCAAATACCCTACCAGGGGCAGTATAGTGTGAGGCATCAGCAGAGAACTGCAGGACAGGATTGGAGGAACTTGCAACTGGGCTGGCAAATGGATTATTACAGGAATCTGTAAGAGAAAGTAAGATTAGCAGCTCATTTTCCAATCTGCTAATTCACAAACACACCACCTAGTATTAAACTACTTCCATATCATGGAAATTGTGCATTATTACACTAAGTCAGAATTTACTACTCTTGCTCAAAACCTTTCAGTCAGACCTACACAATGAATTTACTTATTTACCTACAGCCATTTGACTATTTTTCATTGACAGAAGTAGGATAACTGGTAAACCATCAAAAAATGGATTAAAATGGACAATTTTCTTTAATACCTGACCCCTTCTTGCTTATATCTGCCTTCATTTTCTCCCTCCATATCTCATAACACTCCCCACTAACAAACAAATATCCTTTCATCCATGATGGGAGCAAAATCTTTAGTCCAATGCTCCTAATTAAGAGATGCACATCTACTAAACTTTTTTAATCAAAACAGAAACTGCCTTGAAGATTCAAATTTAAGCTACCCTCTATCAAAGGCTTAGTACAAATGAGTCACAtgaaaaaatcaatgaaaatttAAACATAGTCTAGCATACCTCATACTGGTGTTGTAATATTATCTTCTACACTAATTCTGATAAGGACATGCGTGCATGAACCAACAAACATATATAAGAAGTGAAGATATGTACTAAtgttattctttttcctttattcgGGAATCTATGAAACTGACAGTAACTGCTTTGATTCTACTGCTTAGCATTTTATGACCCTTTTCAATTAACAGACTTCTCTGACAAATATGATCAGATCTGATCAAACACCAACCTTCAGAATTACATTAAGAAATGAAACAAGTTTTTAATGAGTACCAGTTTGAGACTGTGAGAGGGTAGGGGGAGCTTCACCAGCAACTGGTAGATGTAGAGTAAGGCTGTCACACTGATTCTTGGCAGAGTGCCACTCAATCTCCTTCATGATGCTGTCACTTGCTAAATCAGCAAATTTAGGTGGAAGTGGTAGAAGTGTTCTATTTGGTGTCagtttcatttttgttttcatggTATGCTCAATTTCCATCctaagaacaaaaaagaaaaagtatgcaTTTGCAAACTACATAAAACTTGAATTTTTTCTAGGAGGGTCACCTTAGGATATCAAATACTCTATGAGAGTTTCCAGTCATGGCtacatatatatcaattaagTTACCAAAGAAACAGGTGTTTGTGGTCTCATGTGTGACAAAAAGTAATTTAAAGATGTAAGAAAAAATTCTGGGAAATGAAAGAAGTTTAATTGATGTTTGCATCTTTTGCCATGGTTCAGTGAACCACTTATCTACACTGGTGGTAGTGTAAAATCTAAGCTATCACTAAAAAATACACGttttaatttcttattttctaacAGCTACCAATCTGGCCCAGCTCCCAGTCATGGCCATTTCACATGAAAGGTTCTTTAGAAAAGAGAGCTTGAGTAAAATGTAGGGATTAATTTCAGTTTTTCAAGGATTTGTTGACAATTTTTACAGGAGCAGAGGTTATACAAAGAGTgaaagagaattccaaagctttgctGTGTGAGGATAGAAGGAGATACCGTAATGTGATGGGTAATCCTTATGAGCCCAGTCTCCACACATAAGCTATAGGAAGCATAGTAACTGGAACCCATGCAAAGAGCTCAGAGCAGTGTCTAGGTTAATAATCTGCAGAATAAAGAGGAAGCAAAATCAGTGAATACCTATTTTTACAGTATaagaagagagttctacactcatggagcTCGATCTCTTCAAAAAGACATATGGAAGAGGATGGCTGAAGAGAAGTGataatgggattttttttttcttatggctgTCATTGAGAAAACACAGGTACAAAATCTTATATGTACCAAATCTTTTGTAAAATGTTCTCTGAAACAGGATGTCAAAATTCAAAAGGAGGATAAAAGAGACTCCTTGAAAATGGCAGAACATCTTCATGTTGGAACGACCACAAGTTTACAAACATCTTAAGAGTGATTAGGAGCTTACAATAATTTTTGATCAATGTTATTCTCATTTCAGAAGAATTCCTTCCAATAATGTTTCAGCTTTGTTTTGCACTTTCCACTTAAatcactttctccatctgttactGCCAATATTCagtctttgtcaacctttgtcTTGCTTGGCAACAATTTTGCACCTCTGATCGCATATAGTAACCATGTTtgctttccatttctttcttgtctGTAATCATCTGTTTCCCTGGGAGAATACTGGGTATTTTGTTTACCAGATATTGGTTTATATATTATAGAAAATATAACAGAAAATACAGCTATGAAATACATCATGAATTAATCTATTTCTCTGTATACAGCCAGAGGCTGTATACAGAGAATAACTATAAATCACAGTTGCTCTGTCAGGTTCTTATAGGAATACATGAAGACTATGACCCCTAAccttatttaatggatgtatattttttcagCACAATAGATTACACAATTAATTCACAGTACTCTTATCATACTTCACTTACCTCTTATCTTTCATCTCTTTGGATGTAGATGGTTGAGCCTTTACCATGAACATAGATGATATGGTCTTTCCAGTTTTACCTTCACTACAGTCTGCATCTGATTCTTCTTTAATTATAACTTCTTCCTTAACTTCATTTATATTTACAAACTTGATTTGTGATTCTTCTTTTGCCATATCTTGTTTCTTCACTTCAGCCTGATCAAGGTTCTAAAACATTATACAGAAGATCTGTCTTTGCAATGATTTACAGGATAAGTTCActactgatttatatatatatatatatatatatatatatcctcgataaaaacttttcactgcttctaacaactttcctcccacaccatatattcttaataccttccacagagcatctctatcaactctatcatatgccttctccagatccataaatgctacatacaaatccatttgcttttcttagtatttctcacatacattcttcaaagcaaacacctgatccacacatcctctaccacctctgaaaccacactgctcttccccaatctgatgctctgtacatgccttcaccctctcaatcgataccctcccatataatttaccaggaatactcaacaaacttatacctctgtaatttgagcactcactcttatcccctttgcctttgtacaatggcactatgcacgcattccgccaatcctcaggcacctcaccatgagtcatacatacattaaataaccttaccaaccagtcaacaatacagtcacccccttttttaataaattccattgcaataccatccaaacctgctgccttgccggctttcatcttccgcaaagctttcactacctcttctctgtttaccaaatcattttccctaaccctctcactttgcacactttgcatgtgtacgtgtaggaagagaggaaagtgattggttctcagtgaatgtaggtttgcggcaggggtgtgtgatgtctccatggttgtttaatttgtttatggatggggttgttagggaggtaaatgcaagagttttggaaagaggggcaagtatgaagtctgttggggatgagagagcttgggaagtgagtcagttgttgttcgctgatgatacagcgctggtggctgattcatgtgagaaactgcagaggtttgactgagtttggtaaagtgtgtggtagaagaaagttaagagtaaatgtgaataagagcaaggttattaggtacagtagggttgagggtcaagtcaattgggaggtgagtttgaatggagaaaaactggaggaagtgaagtgttttagatatctgggagtggatctggcagcggatggaaccatggaagcggaagtggatcatagggtgggggagggggcgaaaattctgggggccttgaagaatgtgtggaagtcgagaacattatctcggaaagcaaaaatgggtatgtttgaaggaatagtggttccaacaatgttgtatggttgcgaggcgtgggctatggatagagttgtgcgcaggaggatggatttgctggaaatgagatgtttgaggacaatgtgtggtgtgaggtggtttgatcgagtgagtaacgtaagggtaagagagatgtgtggaaataaaaagagtgtggttgagagagcagaagagggtgttttgaagtggtttgggcacatggagagaatgagtgaggaaagattgaccaagaggatatatgtgtcggaggtggagggaatgaggagaagagggagaccaaattggaggtggaaagatggagtgaaaaagattttgtgtgatcggggcctgaacatgcaggagggtgaaaggagggcaaggaatagagtgaattggagcgatgtggtataccggggttgacgtgctgtcagtggattgaatcaaggcatgtgaagcgtctggggtaaaccatggaaagctgtgtaggtatgtatatttgagtgtgtggacgtatgtatatacatgtgtatgggggggggttgggccatttctttcgtctgtttccttgcgctacctcgcaaacgcgggagacagcgacaaagtataagaaaaaaaaaaatatatatatatagatcagagatgatgaagaaaacaagaaaaatataaatcacACCAAGATGAAAACGGGAAAAGTAACGTAGAACAATAGGTATATCAAGAGTCCAAGtgatatatttttctattctgtacagTATCTGGGAAAAAGAATGTAAGACAATGCAAGATATTTATACGCGTGGAGTAAAAACATAGTTGTGAGATGTGTGGTCAACAACTATAAAGAATAGAGACAGATTAGTCACATACAGATTATGGCTAAACAAGTTTATCTTGGCAGATCAAGCTGAATGTAATACTGAAGGGAAAAGAGGAGTATGAAGTACAGCAAAAGTGACTCTAAATGTTGATTTTacaaaatgaaaactttttatgCGTAAGGCCATATCACGTAAGCATGAGGCACTTTTTAGGATACCTCTGGTAAAATCAGGTTTAGGACCTTCCTATCCAGAGTATTTCCCTGTTGAGGAAACTATCCTTTCTTACTCTTTGCTAACAACTTTTAACCACACTTGAGCTAGCTTGTTTGCTTATCTCCGCCAATTTAGTGGTTTCATCGACCTTCAAAGCTACTACTGTAGTGATGACATGAACTAAAGTCTCGGTTGTCACAAAGTACTGATTATTCTCAAAAATGTAGCAAATGGCTTATTAGTGCATCAAATCTCAAAAAAATTTAAGGATAGTTTGTCCCCCCGACTCCCCTAAGTAAGATATGTTAGCACTTAACAGAACTATGGCTCTTTTATTTCAACTGATTTACCTAACAAGTTTTAAACATCTGCAATTACCGACAcaatccccttgcctttgtaacCTCTATAACAAAGACATTACGCTATTTCCAGCTTGTAATTCTATATCAGCTAAGTAGAAAGAAATAAGAATCCGTAATTATCTCTCCATGTGATCCTTCTAAAGGCCAATATGTCTTCTTTAATCCAGGTAAGGTCTGTGCGCTGGCACCGTCATCTTTGCAGTAAGTTGTTATTTGATATCCATATGAATCACACTAATTATGCAGTTGTAACAGTAAGAGCTACGTCC
This sequence is a window from Panulirus ornatus isolate Po-2019 chromosome 11, ASM3632096v1, whole genome shotgun sequence. Protein-coding genes within it:
- the LOC139751253 gene encoding uncharacterized protein isoform X2, whose translation is MARPRKAEVKKQDMAKEESQIKFVNINEVKEEVIIKEESDADCSEGKTGKTISSMFMVKAQPSTSKEMKDKRMEIEHTMKTKMKLTPNRTLLPLPPKFADLASDSIMKEIEWHSAKNQCDSLTLHLPVAGEAPPTLSQSQTDSCNNPFASPVASSSNPVLQFSADASHYTAPGRVFGSDLETSRKSKKRKKLSTRDRYFRNIQEKEEKEHLERMRYLRWKREMLREKREALKEKKEMLQKEREAVREWAAMTRETEEAMHKILAVTEETNQTTNNVPSVFEETKQALQKVSETVVIVAKAFRAIHALFMIESNCDIVI
- the LOC139751253 gene encoding uncharacterized protein isoform X1, translating into MARPRKNLDQAEVKKQDMAKEESQIKFVNINEVKEEVIIKEESDADCSEGKTGKTISSMFMVKAQPSTSKEMKDKRMEIEHTMKTKMKLTPNRTLLPLPPKFADLASDSIMKEIEWHSAKNQCDSLTLHLPVAGEAPPTLSQSQTDSCNNPFASPVASSSNPVLQFSADASHYTAPGRVFGSDLETSRKSKKRKKLSTRDRYFRNIQEKEEKEHLERMRYLRWKREMLREKREALKEKKEMLQKEREAVREWAAMTRETEEAMHKILAVTEETNQTTNNVPSVFEETKQALQKVSETVVIVAKAFRAIHALFMIESNCDIVI